A section of the Leptospira noumeaensis genome encodes:
- a CDS encoding PQQ-binding-like beta-propeller repeat protein, which translates to MKPRLTLPLIWFSLCTHLLFLSCKLPSLENGCDPGSESFQDFYLARILVDDDREFCGSVAPNRSICEMDPLAVIQPRRWKYVSAEMKKQAALGSTSITTSTFTPAYTGLAKWLGGVLADNGKIYSMPFNQSDILVIDPNTNSTSSFSSGASGGGLWEGGVLAQNGKIYGIPRDGNQILVIKPETNESYTLPTPETGLGKWRGGVLAPNGLIYGIPMGVDKILVIDPKTDSVRTIPSPLSETNMWEGGVLAPNGKIYAFPVVSNSIFVLDPYSERSYLIPSPKISATNKWRHAVVTPNGKIFAIVSDDSDFLILDPTNDSISLWPSPIANTGKWRGGILAADGKIYTIPADIDQLIAIDPDNLTSTTYSTGISGGNKWGDAVYAPNGKIFTIPHTDDRVLVINPGANGKICDSLLRSSYWNLY; encoded by the coding sequence TTGAAACCCCGTCTAACCTTACCTCTCATCTGGTTCAGTCTCTGTACCCATTTACTCTTTCTCTCTTGTAAACTTCCCAGTTTAGAAAATGGATGTGACCCTGGTTCGGAATCCTTTCAGGATTTTTATTTGGCAAGGATTCTTGTCGATGATGACAGAGAATTTTGTGGCTCAGTGGCTCCCAATCGTTCCATTTGTGAAATGGATCCTTTGGCAGTGATCCAACCGAGACGGTGGAAGTATGTCTCTGCTGAAATGAAAAAACAAGCAGCCCTAGGTTCAACTAGTATCACTACTTCTACCTTTACCCCGGCCTATACTGGTTTAGCGAAGTGGCTTGGTGGAGTTCTTGCCGATAACGGAAAAATTTATTCCATGCCCTTCAATCAATCGGATATTCTTGTCATCGATCCGAATACAAATAGTACTTCTAGTTTTTCTTCTGGAGCGAGTGGGGGTGGTCTTTGGGAAGGGGGAGTGCTTGCTCAGAATGGAAAAATATATGGTATCCCAAGAGATGGGAATCAAATTTTAGTCATCAAACCAGAAACAAATGAAAGTTATACGTTGCCAACTCCAGAAACGGGACTTGGAAAGTGGAGGGGAGGAGTTCTTGCTCCCAATGGTCTGATCTATGGAATTCCTATGGGAGTGGACAAAATTCTTGTGATTGATCCAAAAACGGATTCGGTTAGAACCATTCCTTCTCCTTTATCCGAGACAAATATGTGGGAAGGTGGAGTTCTTGCACCTAACGGAAAGATATATGCATTCCCAGTGGTATCCAATTCCATTTTCGTTTTGGATCCTTACTCTGAAAGGTCATACCTGATTCCTTCACCAAAAATTAGTGCAACTAATAAGTGGAGACATGCAGTCGTAACACCTAACGGGAAAATTTTTGCCATTGTTTCCGATGATTCTGATTTTTTAATCCTAGATCCAACAAATGACTCCATAAGTTTATGGCCTTCGCCAATTGCAAATACAGGAAAATGGAGGGGTGGAATATTAGCGGCGGATGGAAAAATTTATACCATTCCTGCTGACATTGACCAATTGATTGCAATTGATCCTGACAATCTCACATCCACTACATATAGCACAGGGATTTCTGGAGGTAATAAATGGGGAGACGCTGTTTATGCACCTAATGGAAAGATA